A genome region from Deinococcus seoulensis includes the following:
- a CDS encoding methylenetetrahydrofolate reductase, with protein MTRVSVELVPRSRSGLRAEIAQVAAALPGVDTVNIPDLTRYSLRSWLGCAFARPGHRTVPHLRAVDFNPREPLPFLGTLDEHGITEVLVVTGDAPADMSARVYDQDAVDLIRRLHRDAPHLTVYAGLDPYRQSFARERDYLERKLDAGAAGFFTQPFFDLRVMDAYSDLIPDGAQMWWGATSILTESSLNYWRARNHAVFPRSFAPTLECNRAFAADLLAFARERGQHAYFMPVKVDVQAYLEGIL; from the coding sequence ATGACCCGCGTGTCCGTGGAGCTCGTGCCCCGCTCGCGCAGCGGCCTGCGGGCCGAGATCGCGCAGGTGGCGGCGGCGCTGCCGGGCGTGGATACGGTGAACATTCCTGACCTGACGCGTTACTCGCTGCGGTCGTGGCTGGGCTGCGCGTTCGCCCGGCCCGGTCACCGGACGGTGCCGCACCTGCGGGCCGTGGATTTCAATCCGCGTGAGCCGCTGCCGTTCCTGGGCACGCTGGACGAGCACGGCATCACCGAGGTGCTGGTCGTGACGGGCGACGCTCCGGCCGACATGAGCGCGCGGGTGTACGACCAGGACGCCGTGGACCTGATCCGCCGCCTGCACCGCGACGCGCCGCACCTGACCGTGTACGCCGGACTGGACCCGTACCGGCAGTCGTTCGCGCGGGAACGCGATTACCTGGAACGCAAACTGGATGCGGGCGCGGCCGGGTTCTTCACGCAACCGTTCTTCGATCTGCGGGTCATGGACGCCTACAGCGACCTGATCCCGGACGGCGCGCAGATGTGGTGGGGTGCGACCAGCATCCTGACGGAAAGCAGCCTGAACTACTGGCGGGCACGGAATCACGCCGTGTTCCCCCGCTCCTTCGCGCCCACCCTGGAGTGCAACCGTGCCTTCGCCGCCGACCTGCTCGCCTTCGCGCGGGAGCGCGGTCAGCACGCGTACTTCATGCCGGTGAAGGTGGACGTGCAGGCGTACCTGGAAGGGATTCTCTGA